The following nucleotide sequence is from Sebaldella sp. S0638.
ACTTTTTCATCAATTACCAGGGCAGGAGTTTTCATTACGCCGAATTTCAAAATCTCTTTCATATCTGTTACCTTTTCCACCTCTGCTTCTTTTCCGCTTTCTTTCAAAGCCTCTTTAACATTTTTTTCTAAATTTTGACAATTTTTGCATCCGCTTCCCAAAACTTTAATTTTCATATTTTTTCCTCCTTTAAATTATATAAACATATAACCGAAAAAATTAAAAGAATATCCGATTATTATTATTCCTATACCTACTATTAAAACAAAAATCGTTAATAACTTTGGCTTTACCACTTTACTTAACATTATTACTGAAGGCAGAGACAGTGCTGTAACTGCCATCATGAAAGATAATATTGTTCCTATTCCTACTCCTTTTAAAAATAAAGCTTCTGCTATCGGGATAGTACCGAATATATCTGCATACATCGGCATTCCTAATATTGTTGATATTAATACAGCAAATTTATTATTATTCCCTATTAGATTTTCTATTAATTCCTGCGGTATCCAGTTATGAATCAGTGCTCCTATTCCTACTCCGATTATTA
It contains:
- a CDS encoding thioredoxin family protein; this translates as MKIKVLGSGCKNCQNLEKNVKEALKESGKEAEVEKVTDMKEILKFGVMKTPALVIDEKVVVSGRVATIKELKEII